The Neoarius graeffei isolate fNeoGra1 chromosome 23, fNeoGra1.pri, whole genome shotgun sequence genome segment taaataagtaatttattttatttgtataaagttttgggtggcacagtgatgtagtggttagcgctgtcgcctcacagcaagaaggtccgggttcgagccccgtggccggcgagggcctttctgtgtggagtttgcatgttctccccgtgtccgcgtgggtttcctccgggtgctccggtttcccccacagtccaaagacatgcaggttaggttaactggtgactctaaattgaccgtaggtgtgaatgtgagtgtgaatggttgtctgtgtctatgtgtcagccctgtgatgacctggcgacttgtccagggtgtaccccgccttttgcccgtagtcagctgggataggctccagcttgcctgcgaccctgtagaacaggataaagcagctagagatgatgagatgagatgtatgaagtttttatttaataataatatggACAGTGGCTAAACTTTGCTTGGAGCCGGTCTAGAATGGAGAAGTAAGCCGACTCCTTCCCTCCACCAGTCTGGGCGCACACCTCGGGCAAGTGTCAGTACGCCCTAAGCCCCCCTGAACCAGGGAAATGGTTATAAACACGGCATTGGTAGCAGGACGTCGTTAATGTCTGTGGGAGACGAACCTTTTAAAAAGTCAATGGTACAGGCATTAGATGGATtctgaggtccagagagacagacagagggggcaCGACGCTGTCTGATCTTTATCGTGCATGGTGTGTTTGTCGttgttttatttatcaaatttgcaaaaaataaaaatgctgtttttcaaaatccagtgaatctggacagaataagagttattccactcaatctcatcctacatggtttatagccaacttggcactacgcgcctcattggctatctgctcatgtatgacttgatttcgtggaatgatTGTTAAATATACTGCCAAGTTCAAAACCACTTTTGTAGTGTGGTGAAATTTGTACGAGACCATTTATTCAGTAGGTTCTTGCTTCATTGTTGGAACGCAATACAACAATCTCATTTGCTTAAAACTGAGCTTCACCGGATCTTTGCCGTTGGATTCCTTGGAAAATAACGCATACCTCCTGGAAACTTTTGTACCCTTTGGTTAGTTTGTTGTATTCCTCATTCAGTGTAAGAAATGTTTTTGGTTTTTCTCTTACAGATGTCAAGCCATCAAACATACTGGTGAACTCAAGAGGGGAGATTAAGCTGTGTGATTTTGGAGTGAGCGGTCAGCTTATCGACTCCATGGCCAACTCTTTCGTAGGCACAAGGTCGTACATGTCTGTAAGTGTGTAATCTACTCTTGCCAAGAGTCATGATCATACAACCGTTTGTATTACTACTATTCAATTATTTACAAATTATAAAATGGAGGGGGGCACCCACCTCCACCTCCTCAATGCCCCTCTTTGTGTCTTGTTAAGCCTGAGAGACTGCAGGGGACTCATTACTCAGTGCAATCAGATGTGTGGAGTATGGGACTGTCTCTGGTGGAGCTCTCCATCGGGCGCTACCCCATCCCTCCCCCTGATGCCAAGGAACTGGAGGCCATTTTTGGCCGACCTGTAGCGGAGGGAGAAACACAGAGCACCTCCCCACGTCCCAGACCTCCAGGAAGGCCAGTCAGTGGTACGACATACAAATTAACCAGATGAACACTTTGAACCATTTTTCCATTAGTTACAGATTGACTGTTGGCGCTCTACTGCAGCGAAATCATTAAATCAGCGGTGCAGTTTAGTGTATATTAATACCTTCATTACTGTTTGTACAGGTTTTTAAAATTAATTGGTTTGAAACTGATTGATTATTTTCTGTTATCCTTCAGGACATGGccctgtcatggcaatatttgagctGCTGGATTACATAGTCAATGAGGTGAGGAAAACTGAGACGTGGCTTTGCTTCCTCATAAATTATACCTACTGAATTGTGAATAtctcttttaaaaaataaattttctgtcATTTGTGCGTCTCCGCACAGCCTCCACCTAAACTGCCTCATGGAGTCTTCACTGCAGATTTCCAGGACTTTGTGAACAAATGGTGACTACCCAGTTAAACTATATAGTAGTCTGGTAAAATATAGTGTTTGTGCTGATTGCTAAGTGTGTGTTAAGACGTGCTGAGTGCCTGTTGTCTTTCCTAGTCTAATCAAAAATCCTGCAGATAGGGCAGACCTGAAGATGCTGATGGTGAGTACGATGGAGGTCTTTTGCACTGGCCGGATCTGTAATTTAGACCTGAATGTGAGCGAGTGCCCATCTTTAGCGTTTCCTTTGCAGAGCAACACTAATGGCATTTCGTGTCTGTCTACAGAACCACACGTTTATTAAACGCTCAGAAGTGGAAGAAGTCGACTTTGCAGGCTGGTTGTGTAAAACGATGGGGTTCAACCAACCCAGCACACCCACCCGGACGACCGAATAACTCACCGAACAGGAAAAATGCTCCGTTTTCTTTCTTAAAGAACTGTTCCAGCATGTTTTAACCTAATATCCGTCTACCAGATCCGCAGCATATGATTTGATTACCACAGGCAAGAATTTAAACACGTTTTCCAGTACAGAGAAACAAACTgaaaacagttcaaagaagaatccAGCCTGaactacttgcatatcaaaattgTATAATTAGCATGTGATCTTCAGTGGTGGCCAAGATTTATTATagaatcaaatttaaaaaaaaaatttttttttttggtgtcttGGTAAACATGCCCTCCCCCCCTTTATATTTTCGTTAACGCCAGTGGAATTTAGCTCCTGCTTCATCTTTagtgatgcagcagtgctttaatcCTCTAGTCTGTCCACCTGTCTCACCTCCTCATCTTTgttcaaacagatcagcttccaaagcttcatcttaaaggaacagtccaccgtacttccataatgaaatatgctcttatctgaattgagacgagctgctccgtacctctccgagctttgcgcgacctcccagtcagtcagacgcagtcagacgcgccgtcactcctgttagcaatgtagctaggctcagtatggccaatggtattttttggggctgtagttagatgcgaccaaactcttctgcgtttttcctgtttacataggtttatatgaccagtgatatgaaacaagttcagttacacaaattgaaacgtagcggttTTCTAtgttatggaaagtccgcactataatgacaggcgtactaacaccttctgcgcgcttcggcagcgcattgatatctgagctccgtatcaatgcgctgccgaagcacgcagaaggtgttagtacgcctgtcattatagtgcggactttccatagcatagaaaatcgccacgtttcaattttttttaactgaacttgtttcatatcactggtcatataaacctatgtaaacaggaaaaacacggaagagtttggtcgcatctaactacagccccaaaaataccattggccatgcggagcctagctacattgctaacaggagtgacagcacgtctgactgcgtctgactgactgggaggtcgcacaaagctcggagaggtacggagcagctcgtctcaattcagataagagcatatttcattatggaagtacagtggactgctcCTTTAATGCTGATGCATTAATGCAGCATCGCAAACGCCACGTTGAGTCATAGATCAGCGCTTTGAGTCCAGTGTTTGTCTCCACTACGACTACATTGGATTTCTCGTTAACACTGGGATGAATTTGTGGTTGTTTCCAACCTGCTCGTACGTTTTATTGTTAGAAAGTAAGATGAAACTGTATGACTCATTTTAATAAGACCTTTCTGTCTCTTCCCAAGACCTTCATTGTTAGTGTGATGGTTGTAGTGTTGAATTTGCATTAtatagacacttttttttttttttttttttttttttttaatttcttgtccGATTATAAATGTGTTTTTAGGTAAACGGAttctctggggttttttttccccccataattCAGAAAGTCTTATCAGTGCATGGTAATATGGCACGTGCTGTACAGATAAGGTGGATCGTGATTAGGTTACAATTGCTGGAGTTCTTCTTTAAGCGCACACTTTTTTGCAGCCAGATCCCATTTCTAGAGCAGTTTGTGTATGTCATCATCCTGGATGCTCTCACTGCCCGGCTGAATTTATCCTGTATTTTaaatgaagcaaaaaaaaaattttcaactaTACGTTCACATCAACATatatacatgcatgcatgcaggCACACATCAGTTAAAGGTGTCTCAGGTGAATCTTATATTAAGTAAATAATTGTATAGACATGTCTTTATCTGGACCTAGATCAAATGCTATaattaatatatacagtatatggacAAAATGTTCACCTCAAGCACTTGTATCAGACAGTCATGATGATCTCAGACCTGTTGACGTGAAAGAGAAATGATGTACGTGACTTATTGCCTTTGTCTCAATAAAACTCTTGTGAATGTAGATACTGATCTTGTCCTTTGTGGGAGTGATGGAttatttaaatttgatattttttcatctcggcggcacggtggtgtagtggttagcgctgtcgcctcacagcaagaaggtccgggttcgagccccgtggccggcgaaggcctttctgtgcgagtttgcatgttctccccgtgtccgcgtgggtttcctccggtttcccccacagtccaaagacatataggttaggttaactggttttttaaaattgactgtaggtgtgaatggttgtctgtgtcagccctgtgatgacctggcgacttgtccggggtgtaccccgcctttcgcccgtagtcagctgggataggctccagcttgcctgcgaccctgtagaacaggataaagcggctagagatgatgagatgagatttttcatctcatctcagcaCAGATGGGGCTGAGAAAtgcacattttctttctttttggatTTCACATATTGCTCCCTCTGGCCAAATGAAAAATCCAGGCAGGTTGCATTGTCTTATTTTGACCACCAGGTGGCTCTGAGGTTTAGATTTGGCAAAAATCATTTAAAGTCACAGATTCATGGGTGTTGTGTTTTGAGCCCTGGGGATTAATCCTATACTGTATCGTTCACTATGAACACACGACATTTTAAAACACAAGGAGCCAGTGTTCATTAAGCATTTTGGTGTATACCAGGCCAACTTTTAATCACAATGATTTATTTGCCAAGTACATGGTGTGAAAGAGAAATCTTTTGGTATAGGTGCTAACATGCTGTACATTCCtatcatattaaaaaataaaattaataatctTATGTTACAAAATGATGAACGAAGTACCCTAATTAAGGTatgtatagtaaaaaaaaaaaaatgcatgcaaTGTGTTCTACTGAGGGAAAAGAAAGTGTTCATGTGATGCTCAGTCCACTTCCTCTTTCTCAACCTCCAGGACATAATTTTTACTTTATTTTCACAAGTGAAGATTAAGAAAGGTTGTAGCCAATACAAATAAAGCTGGGCATGTGTAGCAAAGTTCAAAAGGTGTTAAAAGTTACTCATTAAAGTTTGATTCAGGTCAACTTTGTACAAATTTATAGATTTTACTTACATTTAGAAAACAACTGTTAAGCTGGTGCTTTGGGTTAATTAATTAGCTAATGTTAGCCATTCTTCTTAGCTTGTGATTGATGCTATGTTGGAAGTTAGCTGGCTGTAATGAACAgttcaaactgataaaagttGAAGGGTTTAATCTTACACGTTAAGCTTTTCGCACAAGGTTGATTGTCTTGATATTTAACCTCAGATATCTCATGACTACGTACATTTTCAAGTAATAAGCTAGGAATGTTACCGCTACTTTGTCTGAGATTATATTTAGCCGTATATTATGTTTTTAGATGTTGCGGTTGTGATGATTGATGACCAGCTTTTAGTGAAAATCAATAATAAACTATGTAGCACTGCAAAATCGGCCCCCTGAGTAACACGTGCGTTAAGTAGAACAAGTAAGAAAATATGGCAAGTTTCTAGCTTTAGGATGTTCTTTGCTATGTTAATCTACAATGTGACTTAAGTTAACCTAAGTTATCTATCAATGGTTGGTTAACTAGGAGTAATAAAACACCAACAACTTGTAGTGAGAAACATTAGCTAGCATATTAGGTAGCATGGTAACGTGTCGACAAGGAAGGTAATATTAACGTTAGGTTAACTTCTTTAGTGAAAATAAattatgatcattattatttcacAAAGGTTTGttgatggcctaatggttaacgaagcagctttaggaccaaaaagttgctggttcaattccctggaccagcaggattggctgaagtactcttgagcaaggcacctaacccctaactgctccccaggctgctttaagtatgttgtacattgctctggataagaatgtctgtaACGTTACGTTTCAATTTTTATTTTCAGCAAACAGTAATGTTAACTTGCTACAATATTTATGTACGATTAGCGGCTTTGTGTCATTGACTCGTGGGTCTCCAGCTGGATAGTGCTACACCAATTAGTGTGATCAGAGGGGCAAAGGAGAGGAGGAAGGCCAGCGAACCACCTGGAGGAGAAGTAAAACAGCAGCTATAAAGACAGAAAGAGGTGGAAGAATAACCTTATGGGTCCTCAAGGGCACAAAGAGGGTAAGTAAGTAATTATGCTAGCTAGTTTAATATCTTTAGCGCACTCTTTACATACTGTACATTCACTCACTGTTCATTTTATTCAGAgttcctgctcattcatgcaattatccaatcagccaatcgtgTATAAGCAGAGACATGCGTAAAGCTATACAgaaacaggtcaagagcttcacatCAAACATTAAAATTGGTGAAAAAATGACATCTCAGTGACTCTGACCATGGCAtgtttgttggtgccagatgggcttgtTTGACTGTTTCAgagactgttgatctcctgggattttcgcccacagtctctagagtttacacagaatggtatgaaaaacacaaaaacaccCAGTGAGCAGCAGTCCTGTGTTGGAAACCCATCTTGATGAAAGAGGTCAGAGTAGAAAGgttagactggtttgagctgacaggaagactACAGAAACTCAAATAACCAGCCTACAAccacagtgagcagaaaagcgtctCGGAACGCACAACATGGTAAACCTTGaagtcacgggcgattgctctaagacaacgagggaggctcagcctcctctaaaaatgacgaacatcgtgtaggatgaattgcgctaggcttatgttatagccgaccttataacattgctatttcagatccagaatcatagaaatatatatgtgctcaacccaactacagtgtgaaatcattccgttataactttaatgtgtgcgtgagtttttccccctcgtgacagcgcgatgcagcgcggtctcagtgcacttcaatggcatttgggagctctgtgcttttcaatctcaaaatgcaagacagttattggacaaatactgcgaaaacgcccgcccacggagtctcacggactcccagcctcagtggacttcaatggcatttgggagctctgcgcttttcaatctcaaaatgcaagacagttattggacaaatactgcgaaaatgcccgcccacggactcccagcctcacatgggagggacatggcagtttccgcgaggagactggtgattggtgaaagcggccggatattttctttgattgacagctcgtttcaaatatagacaggcagcggtgaatttcagttcagtcccatgcggattcgcaagtgctgtggtgtattgtaagagatcagcttacatttcgatttcattcattacatacggtttctaccagcttttttagtttgtatatattttcattgtaaatatagtgttgtcaagtttgctatcttagttccagaaatttcgtttatttgagtgactgaacttgaacttgagggggctagtcagctagcaagaaagctgcgcacggaggccaagcattgctgatttaattttggcgaagccatttgccagtcttcctttcgaggaaaaaattaaaattaaagagcagggtagaccaacgcctcaaattgacttggtgaaaaaggtagggaataatactcgttc includes the following:
- the map2k2b gene encoding dual specificity mitogen-activated protein kinase kinase 2b — its product is MAPKKRPVPLIIGGSGEAQSTASNLGAASEAYLETLQKKLEELDLDEQQKKRLEAFLTQKAKVGELKDDDFQQICELGAGNGGVVHKVCHKPSRLIMARKLIHLEIKPAIRNQIIRELQVLHECNSPYIVGFYGAFYSDGEISICMEHMDGGSLDQVLKEARRIPEEILGKVSIAVLRGLAYLREKHQIMHRDVKPSNILVNSRGEIKLCDFGVSGQLIDSMANSFVGTRSYMSPERLQGTHYSVQSDVWSMGLSLVELSIGRYPIPPPDAKELEAIFGRPVAEGETQSTSPRPRPPGRPVSGHGPVMAIFELLDYIVNEPPPKLPHGVFTADFQDFVNKCLIKNPADRADLKMLMNHTFIKRSEVEEVDFAGWLCKTMGFNQPSTPTRTTE